Within the Trichoderma breve strain T069 chromosome 3, whole genome shotgun sequence genome, the region TCACATGGCCTGCAAGTCATCAGACTCcatgtcttgtcttgtcttgcctTGTATTGCCTCGCTACAGACGGCTCATCGATGTCATTTCGCTCGTACGAGCACTCACTCGTCATCAATGCCCTTGGTGCTGCTCAGTAAGATGTTACTGCTTGCtataggtacatgtatctacCTTGTTGTTAGCACCAGATTGCACACCAATAATGCTGCTCGTACACCTGAGATGTCATCAACCACGGTACATGCTTTGGTTGAAGCCAATGGATGgaatctcatcaacctcaatTCATTCGAGCTGCAGCGCACATGCATGCGCCCGTGCCCATGCTACCCTCCCGCCTACGACCATGTACCTATACGCAAAAACACCGTCCGATCCAGCCAGACCACGCgtactactactacaaaGCCAAAAGAGCACTGTGTACAGGTACTTTGAGGTTCAACAAGGCCACTTGGAGCGAGTTCAGGGACCCTTGCCATATCATTGGGCGCACTGGCGACAGCCATCGTCTGGGGTGCATTGGGCTCAACAAATTGAGAAGAGCGACgggtcctttttttttctggggCACTGGGCCAGTTAAGGTCAAGTACCCGGTACTTTGGACGGAGCCCTTCATTATTTTCAAACAGTGGCTAGAGAGGCTAAACCGGCCAATCCTTATTTCCTGCGTGCGAACAAAGATGGTGATTTGCTAATGGATTTACCGTATATACACCACTTGTTTTTCACTTTTTTACTACTTTGTTTTTACGAGCATTATTGCGGAGCATTGTATCTATCTTTACATCCATCTGGTCAATAGTATACCATATGATTCATTTTGACATCAATAGTATTCTATTACTAGCAGCAATAGTAGCTGATAGACTGCACGATTACGCAAGTTACTCAGCTGCGCCGTCTTCGTGGCAAAAGAATGTGTATGCTGCATGAGCATCTCGCGTGTAATCGAGCTATAAATACACAATTCTACGGTCCCATGCTCCACACTATCGGTTTTCTATACTCGTCTGTCCATAATTACGCCTGGCAAGCGAGTCAGTCCATATGCCAGCAAGGGGtgcaaagagaaaaagaaaaagaaaaagagtctATTGAGCAGATTGCATCAGACGCCGCTTAAGCTTGGCCCATGTTGCTATAATTGAAATTGGACAGCCTACCACTAACGATGTCATGCAGCTTCGTTTTCTCCTCCACCCATGTGCGAGTACGTGTATTACTCGTACCTACTCGAACGCTACACATGCACACTTGCTACTCTAGCACCGACACTATATTAATATCGTTTCCGTAAGTCGAGGCTCGGTCGCACAGTGATGGGGGATGTGATGTCGGCAGTGCATGCACGATGAGGTCAATTCTGCTACCTGACGCAAGGGGgttccatctcttcatctccttcaaTTCCAGCGAAAGCCCCAAACAAAGGCATCATGTGCAATGCCAAGTTTGGTCGCCCAATCAACCAAAGCTGCGGGCCTAAAAATGAACAAAAGAAGACGGATGAAAAAAGAccgagaaaacaaaacaaaaacaggTGGGGTTTTTCCTGCATGCATTGGGGCACATGAGCATGTACAgtagagacagagacagatgaGCAGGCTTGGACTTAGACTCCGCCACGGCAACGAGTGAAACAGCGGTGGTGCAAATGCCAAAACACAGGGCGCCGCATATGATTTGATTCTGAGACGACGCCGGGCAGAAGGTGATGCCAATGCAATGCCTTGCTTAGCGCTATGGAGCAGGCTGCTAATAACAGCTCCAGCTCGTAAAAATCCTCCGCAGCCTTTGTCAATCAATGAGCATTTACTGCAATCGTGCTGTAGCAGTAAGCTGGTCTGGTCAATGTTGATGGTCACGAGGCCACAGCCGGGTCCCGAGAGTTTTGCTGGCGCTATTATTACTCCCGTCGTCTTTCTGCTAGATTGGCGGAAGAGCCCGCCCTGGATCTATTTATATCAATATTCCATAAGCTAACACTCCGTACCTTAGTAGTGCCTGGATTTACGGAGCACAGTCGGGGCTATTTGCCGTCTATCGATAATGCTCTGCGTCGCAGCCAACTTCATGTTACTCTGTTTGTATTTATCTTCGTATAGACCAGGTCCGCATTTCGCATCATTGACTGAACAATGTCTCTCATTCGTGCTCAAAGCTGTAGCAATCTATACAAAGCACTATGTACTAGGAATATCAACGCATCAAAACATTCAACCAAGTCGATGGTGGAGCCGTAAACACAGTTACAGTTGAAAGTGCTCATCACTGCCCTCAAGTCCAAGACCCATCTCCCTATATACTGACAATGAACTTGACTCttttcaaaaaagaaaggagaggaaagaatacatgtatatatgccAGCCAAAACGCCCTGGTTCATACGCCTCAAAAGTCCATGCAAAGCATTCTACAGAGGGACGTTTTTTCATTTGACCATACTCCTACTTGACCATACTCCTACTTACTTTTTATAGATCCTTGGCCCggagcttcttcagcctgGACGCACCCTCGAACAATCCACGATCAACAGCAGCGGCAACAGTCAAGGTACCTCCGACAATCGCGCAGAGTCCAGACAGGAAGCCGAGGAACGTCTTGGCCCGCTCCTCGCGGTTGATAACCTTCATGGGAGAAATATCCTGGACACACATAATTAGCTTGCCATCTCTCACCAATTGTCTATGCCCGGTAAACACTTACGTAGGAGAAAAAGACACCGGGGATACCATTCCTTGCGTGCAGTCTTTCGGGGTGGCCTTCCTGCGCGTCGTCGCCGCCCATAAGACTTCGCTTGTGGCTAGTGACGGAATACTGGTGTGTTTCGATACTGCCGTCAGCGTAGCCAGGAGTTCGCTTCTCCCAGCCCAGGGGAAGATACGACGTAGGAACGATCTTgacaaagtacatgtagttaaAGTTGGGGTCGTTTGTACTCTGGCGGGTTGCATCTAGAGGATTGAGGTGGTGGTTGGACCAAGTGTTCTTTCCGCTCATTCTCTCAACGACAGCGGCCGGAAGCTGGGGTCCAAATCGGAGAGAGTGAATGATGTGGGTGAAGTCGTGCGACTTGCCCTCAGGGAGGTCCCAGTAGTTCTTCAGATCGTGAACGTGCATGTTGCCATTGCTAAAGCTTCGGCCAGGAGCAAGGTGGAAGTTTCCAACAACCTTGTTGACCTGCAGCAAACCCTCAATGCGGCAGCCCTCTTCCCTCTGCTGGTCCAATCGCTCTGCGTAGTGCTCTCTCTCGCACTGCTCCACGCCCTCACCCCTTCCAAAGGCCCACGAGGCTTGCGCATACGCTTCTCGAACCTCGTCACAGGTGTTGCAGCAGCCAGGCTTCTGGGCGGTGGCGGGGGCATTCGCTCCGTAGCAGCCACCACAGTAGTTGGGATCCAAGTGTTCAGCCTTTTCATGCAGCTGAGCAGCGTTGCTCTCAATCTCGGCGCCGCCTTCAGCAGAGGGTTTCAGGCGGAACTTTGTGATTCCGTGGGCGACgccgtgctgctgctcgccagAGACATCCATGACATCCAGCGTCAGCAATTCGCATGGCATGTTGGGGAAGGTCatgttgagatggatgtcCATTCGCTCGCCTTGATGATATCGCATTAGCCAAACCATGCATGTATGTAGGGCACAGGTCGGAggcgacaatgacaatgacaagaCATACCTCTGCCTTTATCCACGACCAGCTCCGGGTGCACCACGATGCGCCGATAGTCGCTCCATTCTCCCCACGAGAGAAACACGACGACTAGCAGCGACACAATTGTGACGATTCCTCCGCTTGTCGTTCGGATCCGCGCCTCGTCCACCGTCTTGGTAAAGGCATCGAGCCTTGTGAATCGCGACTTGGGAGCC harbors:
- a CDS encoding endoplasmic reticulum vesicle transporter domain-containing protein, with the translated sequence MAPKSRFTRLDAFTKTVDEARIRTTSGGIVTIVSLLVVVFLSWGEWSDYRRIVVHPELVVDKGRGERMDIHLNMTFPNMPCELLTLDVMDVSGEQQHGVAHGITKFRLKPSAEGGAEIESNAAQLHEKAEHLDPNYCGGCYGANAPATAQKPGCCNTCDEVREAYAQASWAFGRGEGVEQCEREHYAERLDQQREEGCRIEGLLQVNKVVGNFHLAPGRSFSNGNMHVHDLKNYWDLPEGKSHDFTHIIHSLRFGPQLPAAVVERMSGKNTWSNHHLNPLDATRQSTNDPNFNYMYFVKIVPTSYLPLGWEKRTPGYADGSIETHQYSVTSHKRSLMGGDDAQEGHPERLHARNGIPGVFFSYDISPMKVINREERAKTFLGFLSGLCAIVGGTLTVAAAVDRGLFEGASRLKKLRAKDL